One window of the Pieris brassicae chromosome Z, ilPieBrab1.1, whole genome shotgun sequence genome contains the following:
- the LOC123718765 gene encoding probable cytochrome P450 303a1 yields MWLTILVVIAIIVLILYLDTVKPPKFPPGPRWLPILGCAHEIQRIRDKCGYLYKCIQEVTNKYSNDGSVVGIKIGKDRIVLVNSLEANKEMLYNEDIDGRPKGIFYQTRTWGERKGVMLTDGELWKEQRRFLIKHLKEFGFGRKGMSEISFSEARHLVKDLTKAIGDKTSAELYMHNFFNTYILNTLWTMMAGLRYEPDDPRMVKLQDLLFDLFAAIDMVGCAFSHFPILSVIAPKASGYKDFVATHERLWAFLRDEIANHKERFHPSNEDKDFMDVYIRVLSQPGDKRTYSEDQLVAMCMDMFMAGTETTAKSMSFCFSYLVRNQEVQKKAQEEIDEVVGRDRAPTLEDKLNMPYNEAIIHESVRHFMGRTFGVPHRAMQDTTLAGYRIPKDTMVVSNYTNILMDDNLYPDPYSFKPERFIRDGKVCLPDHYFPFGLAKHRCLGDVLAKCNIFMFTTAVLQKFSLLPGPEGLPSLNHIDGATPSAAPFRALIVNRY; encoded by the exons ATGTGGTTAACAATTTTAGTTGTCATCGCTATCATTGTTCTTATCCTCTATTTAGACACTGTCAAACCACCAAAGTTTCCTCCTGGCCCAAGATGGCTCCCAATACTTGGCTGTGCACATGAAATACAAAGAATCAGAGACAAATGTGGTTATCTTTACAAATGTATACAAGAAGTAACGAATAAGTACTCAAATGATGGTTCCGTTGTAGGAATCAAAATTGGTAAAGACCGCATTGTGTTGGTAAACAGTCTTGAGGCAAATAAAGAAATGCTTTACAATGAAGATATCGATGGACGCCCCAAAGGAATATTCTATCAAACACGAACATGGGGAGAAAGAAAAGGTGTTATGCTAACTGATGGTGAATTGTGGAAAGAACAGAGGCGCTTTCTTATAAAACACTTGAAAGAGTTCGGTTTCGGCCGAAAGGGTATGTCTGAAATATCATTTTCTGAAGCAAGACATCTAGTAAAGGACCTGACAAAAGCTATAGGAGACAAAACCTCCGCAGAGCTGTACATGCACAACTTTTTCAAcacgtatattttaaatacattatggACAATGATGGCTGGCCTTCGTTATGAACCAGATGATCCACGGATGGTGAAGCTTCAGGATCTGTTATTTGACTTGTTTGCTGCTATTGATATGGTTGGTTGTGCATTCAGTCATTTTCCTATACTGAGTGTGATAGCACCGAAGGCATCTGGTTACAAAGACTTCGTAGCAACACACGAGCGTCTGTGGGCATTCTTGCGAGATGAAATAGCAAACCACAAAGAACGTTTCCATCCAAGTAACGAGGACAAAGACTTCATGGACGTCTACATAAGAGTATTGAGTCAACCTGGCGATAAGCGTACTTACTCAGAGGATCAGCTAGTTGCAATGTGCATGGATATGTTTATGGCTGGGACTGAAACGACAGCAAAGAGTATGAGCTTTTGTTTCAGCTACTTGGTTAGAAatcaagaagtgcaaaaaaaaGCTCAGGAAGAAATAGATGAAGTTGTTGGTAGGGATCGGGCTCCCACCTTAGAGGATAAGCTAAA CATGCCATACAACGAAGCTATCATCCACGAGAGTGTACGTCACTTTATGGGACGAACATTTGGCGTACCTCATCGTGCCATGCAGGACACTACCTTGGCTGGCTACCGAATTCCaaag GACACAATGGTCGTGTCAAACtacacaaacattttgatGGATGATAACCTTTACCCTGATCCGTATTCCTTCAAACCGGAAAGATTTATCAGAGATGGCAAAGTTTGTCTGCCTGATCACTACTTCCCATTTGGACTAGCGAAGCACCGATGCCTAGGCGATGTTCTGGCCAAATGCAACATCTTCATGTTTACAACTGCTGTTCTGCAGAAATTTTCCCTTTTGCCAGGACCAGAAGGACTTCCATCATTGAATCATATTGATGGAGCAACGCCATCTGCAGCTCCTTTTAGGGCATTGATAGTCAATAGGTACTAA